GTAACTTATTGATTTTAAATACAACTCATAATCCCTTGGTCCTCGGTTCGAGTCCGAGCGGGCCCACCATCACCTTCTCCCGACATCACACATCCATCACGCGAGCGACCGTCTCCTTGTCGTCGATGATGGGGTATTGGTCTTCGGCAGGGAGGTTATAGTGCCACCATTCGTGGGGCTGGTGGCACCAGCCGGCGGCGGTCATGAGGCCCAGCAGCAGCGCGCGGTTGCGCTGGGTGTCGGGGGGAATGTCCAGACGGCCATGGTAGGACTGTTCGCGCATGTCGTCGAAGCCGGTTCCCATCGCCAGCGCTTGGCCATCGGCGCCTGCCAGTGTGAGATCGACGGCGATGCCGCGACTGTGGGTGGAACCGATGCGCGGGTCGGCGACGAAGGTTGCGTCGGGCAGCGTTTCCCACAGACGCCATTGGGCAGCCGGCGGCCGATAGGCGTCGTAGACGATCAGTCGGCAGTCGAGCGCCGCGGCGAGGTCGGCGGCGCGCATCAATGCGTCATGGGCCTCCGGGTGCAGCAGCGCAGCGGGACGGGCGTAGATCGGGTGGCCCGTGATGTTGTCGGCGGTCGCGTAGCGCAAGTCGATGGCGATCGCGGGATGGTCGATGGCGAACAAGTCCGTTCCTCCTGTGGTGGTCTCGGTCCTGGCCGGCTCAGCGCGCTGCGCGGAAGCGATGGCAGCGCACGGCCCATGTCGGCGTGTCGACCACTGTCGATAATTCCTGAGGGCGTTCGCAACCGGCTTGCGCGTGTGGGCAGCGTTCGCGAAAGAAGCAGCCCGACGGTAGCCTGCGATTGGAGGGCAGTTCAACGTTCTCCGGCGGACGCTCCGCCGCGGCACCACCGTCGACGCGGGGCACCGATTCGCACAGCAGGCGCGTGTAGGGATGGCGCGGGCCGTCGAGCACGGCGCCGGCCGGGCCGATTTCCACGATCTGTCCGAGATACATCACGGCCACCCGGTCGGCCATGTGACGGACGACGGAAACGTCGTGCGAGATGAGCACATAGGTCAGGCGGCGCCGCTGACGCAGGTCGAGCAGCAGGTTGAGTATCTGCGCCTGCACCGATACATCGAGCGCCGATGTGGGTTCGTCGAGCACGATGATATCGGGTTCGGAGGATAGCGCGCGGGCAATCGCGATGCGTTGGCGCTGGCCACCGGAGAATTCGTGGGCATACCGGTCGACATGCTCCGCGCGCAGGCCGACCTGCTCGGCCAGCGTTGCAGCCATCCGGCGCAGCACGCGCGTCGGCAAGCGCTGGCGCAGGAACACTGGCTCGGTGATGATGCGCCAGACACGCATGCGCGGGTCGAGTGAGGCATTGGGGTCCTGGAACACGATCTGCGCGGGTCTTTTGTCCGCATGCGCATGCACATGCGCGCCGCCGACCTGCACACGACCGCTACTGGGGGTCAGCAGCCCGGTCAACACCTGCGCGAGCGTGCTCTTGCCGCAACCGGATTCGCCGACGATGCCCAAGGTCTCGCCCTGGGCGACCTCAAGATCGATGCCGTTGAGCGCATGCACGTATTCGCGCGCGCGGCCCAGCCAGTCGCGGCGCAGCGGGAAACGCACGCGCAGTTCCTCGACACGCAGCGGGATGTCGGACGTCGCGTCCTCGTTCATGCTTCCTCCTGCCCATCGACCAGCCAGCACGCGACGGCGTGCGACGGCGCACGTTCGAGCACCCGCATCGGCGGACGCCGGGCGCACACCGGCTGCGCCTCCGCGCAGCGCGGGGCATAGGCGCAACCCGCGGGCGGGTCGCGCAGATCGGGCACGCTGCCGGGAATCGCGTCCAGCGGCGCGCCGGCGGTCGCGCGCTCCGGCAGAGCGGCCAGCAGCGCGCGGGTGTAGGGATGTGCCGGTGACGACAGGACCTCGCGCGTGCCCCCGGATTCGACCACGCGGCCGGCATACATGACGTAGACGCGATCGGTGTATTGCGCGACCACGCCCATGTCGTGGGTGATCAGCATGACAGCGGCGCCCGCCTGACGCGCGCGTTCGCGCAGCAGGCCGAGCACCTGGCGCTGTACGGTGACATCGAGCGCGGTGGTCGGCTCGTCGGCGATGACGATGGCCGGGTCGCCGGAGAAGGCCAGGGCGATGAGCACGCGCTGGCGCATGCCACCGGATAGCTCGAAGGGATAACGGCGCAGCACTTCGTCGGCGTCGGCGATTCGCATTTCGCCCAGCAGGCGTGCCGCCTCCGTGCGTGCCGCGGACCGGGACAGCAGCCGCCGGCGGCGGATCACCTCGATCATCTGGCTACCGATGCGGCGCGTCGGATTCAGCGCCGTGAGCGGCTCCTGGAAGATCATCGCGGCGCGTTGCCCACGCATGGTCACAAGCGTGCTCTCGGAGGCATTCAGTACGTCCGTGTCCAGCAGGGTGATGCGGCCACTGCGCACCCGGTAGTCCTGCCTCGGCAGCAGCCCCATGGCCAGCAGCGAGGTCACCGATTTGCCGCAGCCCGATTCGCCGACCACGCCCACCATTTCCCCCTGCGCGACGTTCAGATTCACGCCGTCGAGCGCGCGCACCGCACCGCCGTAGACCGGGAACTCCATGCTCAGATCTTCGATCTCCAGCACGGCCACCTTGTGCTGCGCCATGTTCAACGCCCCCTCTGGCGCGGATCGAGCAGATCGCGCAGGCCGTCGCCCAGCAGATTGAAGGCGGCCGCGGTGCACAGGATGGCGGCGCCCGGGAAGGCCGAGTACCACCACTGGTCGAGAATGTAATTACGCCCGGTGGCGACCATGGCGCCCCATTCCGGCGTCGGCGGTTGCGCGCCCAGGCCGATGAAACTCAGCGCCGAGGCCATCAGGATGGCATTGCCGATATCCAGCGTCGCCTGCACGATGATCGGCGGCATGGCGTTGGCGGCGATATGCCAGCGCAGCAGCTGCCAGGGTTTGGCGCCGAACACGCGCGCCGCGCGCACGTAGCCGCTCTCGCGCAGACCCAGCGTCTGGCCGCGGGCCAACCGCACATAGGCGGGAATGCGCACCAGGGCGATGGCCAGCATGGCGTTCCACAGGCTCGGACCCAGCGCGGCGGCGAGCGCCAGCGTCAGCACCAGCGAAGGCACCGACATAACCACATCCATCAGGCGCATCACCGTCGTGTCGATCCAGCGCCCGATCACACCGGCAAGCGCGCCGACCACGCTGCCGATGCCGGCTGAAATCGCGACCACGAAAAAGCCGACACCGATGGAAATACGGCCACCATAGAGCACGCGGGCGAAGATGTCGCGGCCGACTTCGTCGGTACCGAACCAGTGCGCCCAAGACGGCGCGGCCAGCCGCGCCGCCAGATCGATGCGATCCGGGTCGACGTTCAACAAGGCCGGCAACAACAGGACGGCGAACAGGATGACGGCGATCATGCCTGCGCCCAGCAAGGTCAGAGGGCTGCGCCGCAGCCGGTATGCGAGATAGCCCCATCGCGTGACGGCGATGCGGCGCGCGGGCATCGGCTCGGGTACGGACATCAGCCGACCTCCGTGATCCGCGGGTCGAGTGCCAGATAGGCCAGGTCGACCGCCAGATTGACGAGCACATAAGCGAATGACACCACGAGCGTGAAGCCCATCACGGCGGGAAAGTCGAGCGCCTGGATCGAGGCGACGACATAGTTGCCCATGCCCGGCCAGGCAAAGATGGTCTCGGTGAGCACGGCGCCGTAGAGCAGGTCGCCAAAGGCGAGACCCAGCACGGTCACCGAAGGAATCAACGCGTTGGGCAGCGCGTGACCGAGAATCACCCGCCGGCGCGACAGCCCGCCGGCGCGCGCGGTGCGCACGTAGTCCTCGCCCAGCTGATCAAGCATGGCCGAACGGATCTGGCGCGCGATGATGCCGACGTTCACGAAGCCCAAAGTGAACGCCGGCAGGGCGATGTGACGCAGGCTGCTCCAGAAGGCCGCGGCGTTGCCCTCCAGCAGCGAGTCGACCAGGTAGAAGCCGGTGATCGTTCGCGGCGGCACCATCAGCGCACTGATGCGCCCGCCGCCGGGAAACCAGCCGAGGTGACCGTAAAACACCGCAATCAACACCAGCCCGAGCCAGAAGGCAGGCGCGGAAATGCCGGTGACGGCCAGCACGCGGGCCACATGGTCGATCGGACGGTCGCGCCATACCGCGGAGGCGACGCCCAGGGGCACACCGATCAGCACGGCGAACAACAGGGCCGTGACCACCAGTTCCAGCGTGGCGGGAAAGAAGGCGGCGATGTCCTGCGCCACCGGCCGGCCGGTGCGGATCGACACGCCGAGATTGCCGTGGGCGAGCTCCTCGACATAACGTGCGTACTGCTGCCATAGCGGCAGGTCCAGTCCGAGCTGATGACGGATGTGCGCCACCACTGCGGACGACGCGTGCGGACCCGCGATCAGCCGCGCGGGATCGCCGGGAATCAGATGGGAAATCACGAAGGTCACCAGCGACACGCCGAACACCACCAGCAGCAAAAACAGCAAGCGTTTGCGGATGACTCTCAAAAAGGTCATGGGTACGTCTGCTCAAGACCGTGCGTACGAACAACCGGCATCGCCGGCCCGGGGGCGACGGGCGGCGGACAGCCACCGCCCGTCGCATGACGACATCAGTGCGACTTCGACATCTCGGCGATGTTGTAGATCTGCTCCAGCATCGGATTGAACACAAAGCCCTTCACGTCCTTGCGCATGGCGATCTGCGAGTTCTTCTGGAACAGGTACACATATGCCGCATCCTGTACCGCGATCCGCTGCGCCTTCCGATACAGGCGCAGACGTTCGGCATGGGTGGCGGCGACCGCGGCCTTGCGCACCAGTTGATCGACCTCCGGATTGGCATAAAACGAGCGATTGCCCGCCAGACCACCGTTGGCCGAATCGAACCAATAGTTCATGAACATATAGGGATCGGCGAAATCCGGGCTCCAGTTGCCGATCGCGATGTCGAAATCGCCCTTGCCGAGCCGGTCGCGGTAGGTCGCGTTGGCGAAATTCTCGAGCTTCACGGCAATGCCGGCGTCCGCCAGATTGGCCTGCACCGCCAGCGCGATGGTCGCCCAGTTC
The Acidihalobacter prosperus DNA segment above includes these coding regions:
- a CDS encoding ABC transporter permease, giving the protein MTFLRVIRKRLLFLLLVVFGVSLVTFVISHLIPGDPARLIAGPHASSAVVAHIRHQLGLDLPLWQQYARYVEELAHGNLGVSIRTGRPVAQDIAAFFPATLELVVTALLFAVLIGVPLGVASAVWRDRPIDHVARVLAVTGISAPAFWLGLVLIAVFYGHLGWFPGGGRISALMVPPRTITGFYLVDSLLEGNAAAFWSSLRHIALPAFTLGFVNVGIIARQIRSAMLDQLGEDYVRTARAGGLSRRRVILGHALPNALIPSVTVLGLAFGDLLYGAVLTETIFAWPGMGNYVVASIQALDFPAVMGFTLVVSFAYVLVNLAVDLAYLALDPRITEVG
- a CDS encoding ABC transporter ATP-binding protein, which translates into the protein MAQHKVAVLEIEDLSMEFPVYGGAVRALDGVNLNVAQGEMVGVVGESGCGKSVTSLLAMGLLPRQDYRVRSGRITLLDTDVLNASESTLVTMRGQRAAMIFQEPLTALNPTRRIGSQMIEVIRRRRLLSRSAARTEAARLLGEMRIADADEVLRRYPFELSGGMRQRVLIALAFSGDPAIVIADEPTTALDVTVQRQVLGLLRERARQAGAAVMLITHDMGVVAQYTDRVYVMYAGRVVESGGTREVLSSPAHPYTRALLAALPERATAGAPLDAIPGSVPDLRDPPAGCAYAPRCAEAQPVCARRPPMRVLERAPSHAVACWLVDGQEEA
- a CDS encoding oligopeptide/dipeptide ABC transporter ATP-binding protein, translated to MNEDATSDIPLRVEELRVRFPLRRDWLGRAREYVHALNGIDLEVAQGETLGIVGESGCGKSTLAQVLTGLLTPSSGRVQVGGAHVHAHADKRPAQIVFQDPNASLDPRMRVWRIITEPVFLRQRLPTRVLRRMAATLAEQVGLRAEHVDRYAHEFSGGQRQRIAIARALSSEPDIIVLDEPTSALDVSVQAQILNLLLDLRQRRRLTYVLISHDVSVVRHMADRVAVMYLGQIVEIGPAGAVLDGPRHPYTRLLCESVPRVDGGAAAERPPENVELPSNRRLPSGCFFRERCPHAQAGCERPQELSTVVDTPTWAVRCHRFRAAR
- the ddpX gene encoding D-alanyl-D-alanine dipeptidase, with the translated sequence MFAIDHPAIAIDLRYATADNITGHPIYARPAALLHPEAHDALMRAADLAAALDCRLIVYDAYRPPAAQWRLWETLPDATFVADPRIGSTHSRGIAVDLTLAGADGQALAMGTGFDDMREQSYHGRLDIPPDTQRNRALLLGLMTAAGWCHQPHEWWHYNLPAEDQYPIIDDKETVARVMDV
- the ddpC gene encoding D,D-dipeptide ABC transporter permease, with the protein product MSVPEPMPARRIAVTRWGYLAYRLRRSPLTLLGAGMIAVILFAVLLLPALLNVDPDRIDLAARLAAPSWAHWFGTDEVGRDIFARVLYGGRISIGVGFFVVAISAGIGSVVGALAGVIGRWIDTTVMRLMDVVMSVPSLVLTLALAAALGPSLWNAMLAIALVRIPAYVRLARGQTLGLRESGYVRAARVFGAKPWQLLRWHIAANAMPPIIVQATLDIGNAILMASALSFIGLGAQPPTPEWGAMVATGRNYILDQWWYSAFPGAAILCTAAAFNLLGDGLRDLLDPRQRGR